Proteins from one Limanda limanda chromosome 9, fLimLim1.1, whole genome shotgun sequence genomic window:
- the LOC133010034 gene encoding protein SPO16 homolog, producing the protein MTTHREAPVWKTTVIVSTSLQNHDTVRMLMAQQHRIRSSESVEAGAFIFPLSGTAFLLVDPQDLPEQFQESGVIEKIKKFMQVHRNSFLLLYAPFTGKKELEILSEIQCRFFGSNLRILPVRNNAEVVEGMLTIAKATSKPHVDNICERMSQAQTHIVDSSPVWQMLRDKL; encoded by the exons atgacaacacacagagaagcgcCTGTCTGGAAAACCACGGTGATAGTCAGCACATCTCTTCAG AACCATGATACAGTCAGGATGCTGATGGCCCAACAGCACCGAATCAGATCATCGGAGAGCGTTGAGGCTGGAGCCTTTATTTTTCCTCTGTCAG GTACTGCGTTTCTGTTGGTGGATCCCCAAGACCTACCCGAGCAAtttcaggagtcaggagtcattGAGAAGATAAAAAAGTTTATGCAAGTACACCGCAACAGCTTTCTACTTCTATACGCGCCCTTTACTGGGAAAAAGGAACTGGAGATCTTGTCAGAGATTCAGTGCAG atTCTTTGGCAGTAATCTCAGGATTCTGCCCGTCAGAAACAATGCTGAGGTCGTTGAAGGAATGTTGACAATCGCCAAG GCCACCAGTAAGCCCCATGTAGACAACATCTGTGAACGCATGTCTCAGGCCCAGACTCACATCGTCGACAGCAGTCCTGTGTGGCAGATGCTTAGAGACAAACTCTGA
- the LOC133010991 gene encoding glomulin-like codes for MMNEDQVNDVIQTWRDTPEKDLTPDDFQWFKNLGCACVFRGDCAQLLKCIQDEKNQDIVKSMGCVLLEPLVDEIVKKEKGLYHCQAAITHLTRTCRPDELLQSLLGLIEDIHPGAISETILVLVPYFQTVLLRLDARKAACVGLVLSALQRQLSRLPVPYTQQQEEDDEFGLCRCYSALAEFTRSIVEEVKRKDGDCVGTAEDEELRTELLKFCLRSLRDPLLEAELNRDRKSSLWLFAIEIMVTLPVIQVSLSELLFFNSPKKSPLEDNSQLNEARACLAYLLFVQRINIDSFPAVYSPVFILRCNVEYISQLLSSKKESHLLKGLALYTTSLQSVQDNSLPVSLLELKSFYSALQNLRQLLTDCPLQHLRTSGLQVLQLFINKLDPEAKHKFFRCMLKTGNHAGVESYVVKNIRNQVEVSMEPANNNKWFLGEEFLSLLGLVLCLPQGAETDLLHSMDRIMESLNLLRFLLIKDKELWSQTDVWEELVRIKDEYLKMLSVCISMSRAYYSAELKALREDLKLKVREARESARSSTLVKRITVKHQDVSNMSPEVKHQVLQSALVTFDLMESLIFRIEEIAEEKLKIPN; via the exons ATGATGAATGAAGACCAGGTGAATGACGTGATCCAGACATGG AGAGATACTCCAGAGAAAGATTTGACGCCAGACGACTTCCAGTGGTTCAAGAATTTGGGATGTGCGTGTGTATTCAGGGGCGACTGTGCACAGCTACTGAAATGTATTCAGGATGAGAAGAACCAG GACATTGTGAAGTCTATGGGTTGTGTTCTCTTGGAGCCTCTGGTAGATGAAATAGTTAAAAAAGAGAAGGGTCTCTATCACTGCCAGGCTGCCATCACTCATCTGACCAGG acTTGCAGGCCAGACGAGCTCCTGCAGAGTTTGCTTGGACTGATTGAAGACATTCATCCTGGAGCCATTTCTGAGACCATCCTGGTTCTAGTTCCATATTTTCAAACAG TGTTGCTGCGGCTGGATGCCAGAAAGGCAGCCTGCGTGGGCCTGGTTCTGTCTGCGCTGCAGAGGCAGCTCTCCCGGCTGCCGGTGCCTTAcacccagcagcaggaggaggatgatgagttCGGACTTTGTCGCTGCTACTCCGCACTGGCTGAGTTCACAAGGTCTATTGTtgaggaagtgaagaggaaaGATGGAGACTGTGTGGGCACTGCTGAGGATGAGGAGCTGAGGACTGAGCTTCTCAAGTT CTGCCTGAGGAGTTTGCGAGATCCTTTGCTGGAGGCCGAACTAAACCGAGACAGGAAATCCTCACTGTGGCTCTTTGCAATAGAGATAATG GTCACACTACCTGTGATCCAAGTGTCCCTCTCTGAGCTCCTGTTCTTCAACTCTCCGAAGAAAAGCCCCCTGGAGGACAACAGTCAGTTGAACGAAGCGAGAGCCTGTCTGGCTTATCTGCTGTTTGTCCAGCGCATCAACATAGACAGCTTTCCAGCAGTTTACAG TCCCGTGTTTATTCTTCGGTGCAACGTGGAATACATCAGTCAACTTCTCAGCAG CAAAAAAGAATCCCACTTGCTTAAAGGCCTG GCACTGTATACAACAAGCCTGCAGAGCGTGCAGGACAACAGCCTCCCAGTGAGTCTACTGGAGCTGAAGAGCTTCTACAGTGCACTACAG AACCTGCGGCAGCTACTCACTGACTGTCCACTGCAACATTTA AGAACATCAGGACTACAGGTTCTACAGCTCTTCATCAATAAACTGGATCCTGAGGCAAAGCACAAGTTTTTCAG gtGTATGTTAAAAACAGGCAACCATGCAGGTGTAGAGAGTTATGTAGTGAAGAACATCAGGAATCAAGTTGAAGTTTCCATGGAG CCTGCTAACAACAATAAATGGTTCCTGGGAGAGGAGTTTCTCTCACTGTTGGGACTGGTGCTGTGTTTGCCACAAGGTGCTGAGACAGATCTGCTCCACAGTATGGACAG GATAATGGAAAGTTTAAATCTTCTACGCTTTCTCCTCATCAAAGACAAAGAACTGTGGAGCCAA ACAgatgtgtgggaggagctggtcCGAATCAAAGATGAATACCTGAAAATGCTGAGTGTGTGCATCAGCATGTCGAGAGCATATTATTCTGCTGAACTTAAGGCACTGAGGGAGGATCTAAAGCTAAAAGTCAGAG AAGCCAGAGAATCTGCCAGATCCAGCACATTAGTCAAACGCATCACAGTGAAACATCAGGATGTGTCCAATATGTCCCCCGAGGTCAAGCATCAG GTGTTGCAGAGCGCtttggtgacctttgacctgatgGAGAGTCTTATTTTCCGCATTGAAGAGATCGCAGAGGAAAAGCTAAAGATTCCAAACTAA